From the genome of Streptomyces sp. S4.7:
GCCGCGTTGAGCTTGGTCTGGACGTCCTTCTTCTTCTTCGCCAGCTCCGTGCGCGTGTCGGCGAGGTCCTTCAGCTTGAGGGACGCCTCCTTGCGCTGCTGCGCGAGCGTCCGCTGCTTGGCCTGGATCTTCTCCAGGGCGCCGACCTGCTTGGTGCCCATCTGGTCGAGCACGGAGGCCTTGTCCAGATAGTCGTCCGGGTCGGAGGAGAGGAAGAGCTGGAGCGCCGGGTCGATGCCGCCGGAGCGGTACTGGGCGCTGGCCATCGAACCGAGGCCGGTACGCAGCTCGTTGAGCTCGTCCTGGCCGCGGGCGACCTTGTCCTGGATCGCCTCGACCTGCTTCTCGAGCTTCTTTTCCTTCTCCTCGGCGCCGCTGTGCTTCTCGGTCGCCGCCTCCGCCTCGTGGTAGAGCTTGTCGACCTTTTCCTTGACGTCTTCCTTGGACGGCTTGGGGTCGGCCTGCGCGGCCTGGGACGTCAGGGCGACAGCTGCGGCTGCGGTCGCGGAGAGCACGGTCACGCGGGCGCGGCTCGGCTGCTTGGGACGACGGTGGGACGCCACGAAGGCGATCTCCTTCTTCCTCAGAGCCGCCTACCGGGTGTCGGGGAGTTGATCCCCGGCTCCGTGAGTCAGTTTCCCGGCGGGCCGGGAATCCGGTGGGACCGGACTGAACTACACGAATTCGGCGGTTCCTTCGCCGCCACCCCGGATGGGTGATCAACCGCGCGAAGGTTCGAGGCCCGACCTTAGTGACCTTCTTGTGATCAGTTCAAATCCTGAAGGGAAAAATTTCACCGCGGAGTGGTTTCTTCACATACATCGCACTGACAGTGACGAACAATTGACACTCTGATGCGACATTGGGTGAGCAAATGCCGCATTGGCCACAGGAGTTACTAGACGCGCGAAAGCCGCTTCAGCAGCAAGGCGGACGCCACGGGTCTCGCACCGGCCCGCGCCACCCCGTCGGCGACCTCACGGTCGGTGGAGACGACCACCACGGGACGCCCCGGCGGCTCCGCCCGTACGAGCTGGCGGATCAACTCGTCCGCCGTCACGCCCGGTTTGGAGAACAGCACCCGCACCCCGCGCGGCGGCGCGAGCAGTACGGGGGCGGCCAGTTCGGCCCCGTCGAAGACACACGTCATCTCGGCGCCCGTCTGCGCCGCGAGCATCGCCAGCCCGCCGAGCAGCCGCAGCCGCTGCTTCTCCAGCGGCATCGTCGGATAGCCGGTCTTGGTGACGTTGTAGCCGTCCACGACCAGATGCGCCTGCGGCAGCGCCAGCAACTGGTCCAGCAGGGCCGGGTCCATGTCGGACAGCGCGCGGGCCGCCACGTCCTTGGGAGACATCCGGCCGGGCTCCACGGCGTCCACCAGATCGGCGGGGTGCGCGGCGGCCGGCGGCAGCGCCAGCTCGCGCCGCAGCCCCTGCGCCGACTCCAGGACGGTGTCCAGCAGCAGCCGCAGCCGCATGTCCTCCACCGAGCGCCCCTCGCGGGCGGCCCGGCGGCTCGACTCCACCGCCGACTCCGCCTCCGTGAGCCGGGCCTTGAGACGGCGCGTCTCGCTCTCCGCCGCGGACACCTGCGCCGCGGCCTCCGCGCGGACCGTCTCGGTCTCGGCCGCCGCACGGCGCAGGGCGGCCTCGCCGCGCTTCACATCGCTCAGGGCACCGCGCAGCTTGCGCTGCGCGGACTCGGCCTCCCTGCGGGCGGCGTCCAGCTCCGTACGGAGGCGCTCCGTCTCGGCCTTCGTCGTGGCGCGGGCCTGTGCCAGCTCCTCGCGCAGCCGCTCCAGCTCGCGGCGGTTCTCCTCATCGACACGCTCGGCGTCGGCGCGCTGGACCTCCTCGCCCGCGGCGGCCACCAGCTTCACCCAGCCGACCGGACGCAGGACGTACGCGGCGGCGGCCACGTCTATGGGGTCGGCGGCAGGCGGCGGCGAGCCCGACTCCACGGCCGCCGCCAGCTCGGGATCCGCCTGGGCGAACCGCTCGCCGATCCGCTGCCGGAAGATCGGGTCGCTCTCCAGGGCCGCCGCCATCGCGTTGCCCGCGAACCGGGCGCGCCTGTTCGGCGTGAAGCGCGCGTACTGTCGTAGCTGGGCGGGCAGTTCGGTGACGGTCAGCCCGCCGAAGGCGTCGGAGACCAGCGCCACGACCCGGCGCCGGACTCCCTCGGGCAGCGGCCTGTCGAGCGCCTCGGCGTCGCCGCCGGCCGCATCGGCCGGCTCAGCGCCACTTGCGGGCTGCTCCACGATCCGTCACCCCACTACCCTTTCGGGCGGCTCCCTCAGGAACCGGCGCCCGGCCTGTCAACCAGTTCGATCTGATCCACCGCGTTGCACCAGCGGCAGCGGACGGACTCGATGGTCTCACTGACCACGTCGCGCTCCTCGATCTTCGACTCCCCGGCCAGGTCCAGATGGACGTACTCCACCACCTTGGAGGACCGTGTGACGTCGAACCGGGTGAGATTGCCGCACAGCGTGCAGCGCCACCTCGTGGCCTCGGTCGGCAAGGGAACCGTCGTCATCGTGCCGTCTCTCCTTCGTCGGGGGCTGCTGTCGTGCTGTCGAGCCTGCCGCGCCGTACCCCGGTGCGGCGCCGGAGCGCGGAAGACGCGCCCGTAACCCTACGGCCTCCCGCGTATCGCGTGTCGCGGCGAGGCGGTCCGTACCCGTCTGTCCGCGTACGGGATGATCCTTGGATGATCAATTGGCGCGCGGCGGCCGGTGCGCCGGTCGTGACCTACGGTCTGATCGGCCTGTGCGCTCTGGCCTTCCTGACCAGCCCGCTCTCGGGGTTCAACGCCGCGTACGGAACGGGCGACGCCCTGCTCGCCGCGCAGAGCGCGTACTTCGAGCGCTGGGGCGTGATCCCCGACGAGCTGATGAGCGGCGGCTCCCACGCGCTCCTCACCCCTCTCACCGCACTCTTCGTCCACGGAAGCTGGCTCCATCTGCTCGGAAACCTGCTCTTCCTCTACGTCTTCGGGGCGATGGCCGAGGAGCGGATGGGACGGGTGCGGTTCACCCTCTTCTATCTCGTCTGCGGCTATCTCGCCCTGCTCGCCTACGCGGCGGCGAACGCGGACTCCGACCAGACCCTGGTGGGCGCGTCGGGCGCGATCTCCGGCGTGCTCGGCGCCTTCCTCTGTCTCCTTCCCACTGCGCGCGTCACCAGCCTCTTTCCGTTCCTTTTCTTCCTGCCGTTGCGCTTTCCCGCCTGGATCGTCCTGATCTTCTGGTTCGCCCTCCAGTGGCTGGCGGCCCACAACGCGAAGCCGGGCCCGGGCGTCGCCTATCTGGCGCATCTGGTGGGCTTCGCGCTCGGCTTCGTCGCCGCGTGGGTGCTTTTCCGCCGTACGGCTAGAGTGAAGTTCCGTTCCGCGGCCACCGAGGGAGAACGTCAACCGTGATCACCGCGATCGTGCTCATCAAGACCAGCGTCGACCGGATCCCCGAGATCGCCGAGTCGATCGCCGCGCTGGAGAGCGTCAGCGAGGTCTTCTCCGTGACCGGCACCTACGACCTCATCGCCATGGTCCGCGTCGCCAGGCACGACGATCTGGCGGACGTCATCCCCGGCAGCATCAGCAAGATCCCCGGCGTCGAGGCCACGGACACGCACGTCGCGTTCCGCACGTACTCCCAGCACGACCTGGAGACCGCCTTCGCGATCGGCCTCGACGCCTGACGCCCGGGGCCTGCCCGTGAGGGCAGGCCCGGTCCGCGTCAGCCGCGGTCGGGGACGCAACGGCCGTCCTCGGTACGGTAGTTCCAGCGCGCCCCGTCCCTCACGAGCTCCTTGACCGCGCCGACGAACCGCTCCACGTGCTCGTCCGGCGTACCGGCCCCGAAGCTGACCCGGATCGCGTTGAGCGACCTCTCACCGGGACCGGCGTCCGGCGCGCCGCACTCCCCCGGGTCCCCGGCGTCGCCGCCCAGCAGGGTCCGCACGAGCGGGTGGGCGCAGAACAGGCCGTCCCGTACACCGATGCCGTACTCCGCCGAGAGCGCGGCGGCGAAGTGCGAGCTGTTCCAGCCGTCGACGACGAAGGAGATGACGCCCACCCGCGGGGCGTCGTCACCGAAGAGTGAGAGCACCCGCACCTCGGGCACCTCGGCGAGACCCGCGCGCACCCGCGCGACGAGCTCCTGCTCCCGCTCGACGAGCCGGTCGAATCCCGCCTCGGTCAGGGCCTTGCAGGCCGAGGCGATCGCGTACACCCCGATGACGTTCGGCGATCCGGCCTCGTGCCGGGCCGCGGTGGTGTGCCACTCGACGTCCACACCGCCGTCGGCGCGGCGCGCGACCTTGCGGCTGGCGCCGCCACCGGCGAGATACGGCTCCGCCTCCCGCAGCCAGTCGGCGCGGCCCGCGAGCACACCGGAGCCGAACGGCGCGTAGAGCTTGTGCCCGGAGAAGGCCACCCAGTCCACGTCCAGCTCCGCGATGTCGACGGGGTGGTGCGGGGCGAGCTGCGCGGCGTCGAGCACGATGCGCGCGCCGTGGGCGTGCGCGGCGGCGGCCAGTTCGTGTACGGGCCACAGCTCACCGGTCACGTTGGACGCGCCGGTGACACACACCAGAGCGGGGCCCTTCGGGTCGCGGCCCGCGAGGGCGCGCTCCAGTGTGGCGACGGCCTCGCCGGGGGTGCGGGGCGCGTCGAGGTAGCTGACGCGGGCGTCGCGCCAGGGCAGCAGCGAGGCGTGGTGCTCGGTCTCGAAGACGAACACCTCGCAGCCGGCGGGCAGCGCGGCGGCGAGCAGGTTGAGCGAGTCGGTGGTGGACCGGGTGAAGACGACCTGGTCGTCCTCGCGACAGCCGAGGAAAGCGGCGACGGTGCGGCGGCCGTTCTCGAACAGGTCGGTGGAGAGCTGCGAGAGGTATCCGGCGCCGCGGTGGACGCTGCCGTAGTACGGGGCGTAGGCGGCGACGTCGTCCCAGACCCGGCGCAGGGCGGGGGCGCTGGCCGCGTAGTCGAGGGCGGCGTAGGTGACTTCACCGCCGGTGACCAGGGGGACGGTGACCTCACATCCGAGTACGGGCAGCGGCCGGTCGGTGCTGGTGCGGTCGAGGGCGTCGGTGGGTACGGACATGGCGGTATCTCCCGGCAGGACGAGGCGGAAACGGCATCAGGACCCGGCAGGGGACGCGTCGTCGCGACGGCGGATGCCGTGACGGCGTACGGGTTCACCTGGGGGGTGGGGCTCACTGAGGAGGGCTCGGGCCCTGTGCCCGGCGCGGAACGCACCGGGAGCGGGCCGAAGGCCCTATCGCATTCGCTTGCTCACGAGACTGCTCCCTTGAGGACCAGGACCCCAGGGATGACGACATCCGAACGATGTCCAGGGGTCCGCGCTTGCCGCAGACCTCGCTGCCTGCGGCCTGGTCTTCACCCGGGGCACCCCGCCACGGACGGAGGGTTGCCGGACAGCGGGCCGGGGCCGTAGTCGCTGTCACTCATGACCTGGGCCGAGATTACCCCACGGACACGCACCGGCCCGGACGGCGTCCGCGATACGGGACGTCGGCGTCCTCGATCGCCGGACTGGCTGCGAACGCAGCCGTCGGCGGTCGAGGACAACCGTGGCGCGCGAGCCGAGCGGGCGGGCCGGCAAGCCCGGCCGAGGCCCCCGAGCCGGCCGCGGGCCCTTACGCGTTGCTCGCCGTCACCCAGCGTTCCAGCGTCGCGTTCGCCGCGCCCGAGTCGACCGCCTTCGCCGCCCGTGCCATGCCCGCCGCGAGTTGGTCGTTCAGCGTGCCGTCGCCCGGCTCCAGCGCCACCAGCGCCGCCGCCGCGTTCAGCAGGACCGCGTCCCGTACGGGGCCGGTCTCGCCGGCCAGCA
Proteins encoded in this window:
- a CDS encoding NlpC/P60 family protein, which produces MASHRRPKQPSRARVTVLSATAAAAVALTSQAAQADPKPSKEDVKEKVDKLYHEAEAATEKHSGAEEKEKKLEKQVEAIQDKVARGQDELNELRTGLGSMASAQYRSGGIDPALQLFLSSDPDDYLDKASVLDQMGTKQVGALEKIQAKQRTLAQQRKEASLKLKDLADTRTELAKKKKDVQTKLNAANKLLNTLTAEERAQIQADDAERAARGNERANLGNEAASSGRAAAALAAAKTQLGKPYISGAEGPNSYDCSGLTQWAYAQAGVSLTRTTYTQVNDGVKIGRGELAPGDLVFFSGLSHVALYVGNGQVIHAPKPGTVVRYEAMEWAGSFQFGVRV
- a CDS encoding NYN domain-containing protein, yielding MEQPASGAEPADAAGGDAEALDRPLPEGVRRRVVALVSDAFGGLTVTELPAQLRQYARFTPNRRARFAGNAMAAALESDPIFRQRIGERFAQADPELAAAVESGSPPPAADPIDVAAAAYVLRPVGWVKLVAAAGEEVQRADAERVDEENRRELERLREELAQARATTKAETERLRTELDAARREAESAQRKLRGALSDVKRGEAALRRAAAETETVRAEAAAQVSAAESETRRLKARLTEAESAVESSRRAAREGRSVEDMRLRLLLDTVLESAQGLRRELALPPAAAHPADLVDAVEPGRMSPKDVAARALSDMDPALLDQLLALPQAHLVVDGYNVTKTGYPTMPLEKQRLRLLGGLAMLAAQTGAEMTCVFDGAELAAPVLLAPPRGVRVLFSKPGVTADELIRQLVRAEPPGRPVVVVSTDREVADGVARAGARPVASALLLKRLSRV
- a CDS encoding rhomboid family intramembrane serine protease: MINWRAAAGAPVVTYGLIGLCALAFLTSPLSGFNAAYGTGDALLAAQSAYFERWGVIPDELMSGGSHALLTPLTALFVHGSWLHLLGNLLFLYVFGAMAEERMGRVRFTLFYLVCGYLALLAYAAANADSDQTLVGASGAISGVLGAFLCLLPTARVTSLFPFLFFLPLRFPAWIVLIFWFALQWLAAHNAKPGPGVAYLAHLVGFALGFVAAWVLFRRTARVKFRSAATEGERQP
- a CDS encoding Lrp/AsnC ligand binding domain-containing protein, giving the protein MITAIVLIKTSVDRIPEIAESIAALESVSEVFSVTGTYDLIAMVRVARHDDLADVIPGSISKIPGVEATDTHVAFRTYSQHDLETAFAIGLDA
- a CDS encoding aminotransferase class V-fold PLP-dependent enzyme, whose amino-acid sequence is MSVPTDALDRTSTDRPLPVLGCEVTVPLVTGGEVTYAALDYAASAPALRRVWDDVAAYAPYYGSVHRGAGYLSQLSTDLFENGRRTVAAFLGCREDDQVVFTRSTTDSLNLLAAALPAGCEVFVFETEHHASLLPWRDARVSYLDAPRTPGEAVATLERALAGRDPKGPALVCVTGASNVTGELWPVHELAAAAHAHGARIVLDAAQLAPHHPVDIAELDVDWVAFSGHKLYAPFGSGVLAGRADWLREAEPYLAGGGASRKVARRADGGVDVEWHTTAARHEAGSPNVIGVYAIASACKALTEAGFDRLVEREQELVARVRAGLAEVPEVRVLSLFGDDAPRVGVISFVVDGWNSSHFAAALSAEYGIGVRDGLFCAHPLVRTLLGGDAGDPGECGAPDAGPGERSLNAIRVSFGAGTPDEHVERFVGAVKELVRDGARWNYRTEDGRCVPDRG